The Pangasianodon hypophthalmus isolate fPanHyp1 chromosome 23, fPanHyp1.pri, whole genome shotgun sequence genome includes the window actttaagtaAATAACATAACACAGCTAAGAAACATTCCACTAATTATCTAGAATTATCTCAAATTTGTTTAATAGTCTGTGGATATTGTAATTTAACTAAATTTCTACAAGCAGCATGGTGTAACCCTTAATGACGTTTCAACTAGACTTAGGTTATCTTACTGGAATctgtaaaataatgtatatGTTTACTGTGAGAAGATGTGTGATAGATGAGGGTAGAGTTCAGGAGCGCCAGCTGCTCAGTGTGTGCTGTATGATAGccgaccctgcactctgacctcCAGCTTCCTTCTCCGTGTCTCGGTGACACAGTGGTGCAGCGTTACCGTGTGTGTGGGGTTTCTTCcggattctctggtttcctctcactgaACAAACACATGCTAGTAGGTGACCCAGCTAATCTAAAATGTCACTCGGTGTGAACTCAGTGtgagtgtttgaatgtgtgtgtgtgtgtgtgtgtgtgtgtgtgtgtgtgtgtattcccgTGTCATACCCAGTGTTCTTAGGATTGGTTACAGATCTCCCGTGACCGTGAATGAATATAGAATTATATATGAACTCACTTTCACATTCAGCTCATAGTGAAGAAAGCAACAGTGGCACTCAGTGATGAATCTAAATGCACTGAAATACGAAGATAAAAGGAGTCTATTTTGTAAGGCTCTCTGAATGGACACACCTGCTGGGATTCAATATTAACTGTAAATTAGAAAGAGGAAGTTGGAAAGAATGCTCAGGAAGGAAGGACTTAAACAGAAAGTGTTATGGTGACTCGAACATCATCATTAACTGTTTGAAAATTTTCCTGCTAGAACTTTCCAATACAGGGCTCATCGGGAGAGACTCAGAGTGAGCGCCATGGctcccagcagcagcagcagcaatgtgCCTTGGCTCAGTTCCACACAAgccatgtccacacacacacctctcactctTCATCTCACTGCTCGATGGTACGACACACCACCCATAGTGCCACCAACACACAGTGAGTACTActgcacacatatatatatatatatatatacacatacacacacatatacatagatatacgcatacacatacacacatacatacacatacatacaactatacattcaattcaattttatttgtgtagcgcttttaccagtggacattgtcacaaagcagctttacagaaataaatacattcaggatacaaattgtaaatgtatgaatttatccctaatgagcgagccacaGGTGAtagtggtgaagaaaaactccttgagacgatatgaggaagaaaccttgcggggaaccagacttaaaaggatcccatcctcatctgggtgacaacagatagtgtaattataaataattcccttctataactgtgtactatatggacaaatagtgcacaaaattgtgtaaccaggaaattgattacagttttcacatgaagtccatTTTGTTGAATCTGTCCActgagacctgagtgcaaaactgctcgtggcaactgcagccccaaagccaccacagcaatcacagtcccaagccatcacagtacaactgcccatatgaaccgcagtccaaagccatctctacagtccccaagcagcaccatctccaGCAATcccgaactcaaccgatgaaaactccaaccagaagtagggcatcaggatggatcaggcaggtccggagagcagaaggagtcaggatcactggcatctcaggagtagcatgtgtagctcgacagagagagagagagagagagagagagagggagagagagggaaagcttttgtcctctaatggttaaggacaatgtactttgtgtacATGCTAGACTatgctgtgacagcataactaaaacacacacatatacatacacatacatacacacacatacacatacacatgtatgtTTCAACACTAATTATATCCTTCTATCTCCTTCTCACCAACTTAAGGTCAGACCCCAGTTGTCTTCACAACCAACAGCGACACCCTGCGGCATGCGCCATGCAAGTGGCACCCACTGTGCGTGTGAGTATTTTTAGACATACAGGATTGTTACATACAGTGACATTTAGGCTGTTATTCAGACTTTAACTTtcatatataacaaatattcaCGTTCATTTCTTTCTAAGATCCACACCATGGCCTCTCGTTCATTACTTTTACAACACTTTTAACACTTTCAGGAAAAAGGTACCAAAcgtacttttccttgtcactggcaTGGTACCATCAAGCATACACCTTCTGTACCTTTAGTATATATCTTTTAATTAGCGTTTAGAGTAGTGGTAAATATTCATACTAAAAGTACAAATTATGTCCCTGTGATGGTAACAACAATAAGGAAAAGTACCGTTTGGTACAGCTGGCAGTGTTTGGATCGTGGATCAACACACCTTGgcaaatttgtaataatttcaCACTGTGCTGTCCTCATGCATGTGCTAAATAAACTTGAATTGATGTAAATGCAATCGTACATATTACTGGTATGATGAGATAACTATGTTTTTGTAATTCTGGTTAAACTAACAGATGAACACACAGTTACAAATGGACCCCAGCATGCCTGACATACCAGGGCCTACACACTCCAGATCATGCCCCACACCCCAGGTACAGCAAAGTACATTAAACTCTATGCAAATGTCATGGGGAAACTATCCatatggggacatttggtctccACCAAGATATATAAACatgcccccacacacacacacacacacacacacacacacacacacacacacacacatttgtcttactatccttgtgctAATTAATGCTCTGACTACTACTAAGCCTAACCCTACTATTAGTAACCAAATAGAaacattcattttctctttttctccacaaTTCAATCATCTGTTCTAACCCACTAactacactatacagccaaatgTATATAcccccctgaccatcacactcatatgtggttctttcccaaactgttgccacaaagtctgaaacacacagttgtatagaatgtctctgtgtgctgtagcattacagtttctcttcactggaactaagaggctcaaacctgttccagcatgacaatgcccctgtgcacaaagcgagctccatgaagacatggtgtgtgaaggttggagtggaagaactcgagtgtcctgcacagagccctgacctcaaccccactgaacacctttgggatgaactggaacaccgactgaaccccagacctcctcgacatcccaacatcagcgcctgacctcactaatgctcctgtagctgaatgaacacaaatccccacagccacgctccaacatctagtggaaagcttcccagaagagtggagctcattataacagcaaacacaggagaataaatctggaatgggatgttcaacaagtatatatgggtgtgatggtcaggggtgcacatacttttggccacataatGTAGTTCTCCCCATCAtgtgacagctaccaaccagggacaTGGACAGGGActccgagacatgtgaagccagccatatcttttcaaactgaTGCTCATGATGTGTCACAGCGCAGCGTAACACACCGTATCcgcctcttccacatacacgagctcacagatgcccactaGTGCCAgtagagagagtatgccaccccttccacccagagagcatgggcgattttgctcccttggctcctggcgTGGATCTCCTTATGATAGGGCGAATTGATAAAATGGATCAGACGTGATACAGTATAACTGCTTACAGCTGCTGCTCACTGATATTCAGAGTTTAGCTGAAAAAGGAAAGCCTTAGATATAACTAATGGAATCCAGCAGGGCTCAGGAAGAAAGCCCAgttgtatttaatatatgaatGAAGTATACTGTCTCTGATGTGATGaacaaaattcatttttatgttttagtttAATCTCAGATTTTATTCTTTACCCATTGTGTAACTATCAGCATGAATCTGTATCCAGTGGATCATTTTACAGTATGTTCCTGAAATTcagaaaacaataatataattgtataatataatataaaaacaattttataatgCTATATGATTCACAGGAAACCACTGTAGCATTCATGAAAAAGTAATGACACATAGAGCTTTGACCAATAACCTGTTCCCATTCATGATCCCttagaggtcaaaggtcatgtcATGCCAGACTCACCCAATGGCTTCCAATGGGAACCAGAACCCCATGGGTCACATGATGGAGATGATGTCACCACAGCATGTGAGGATGGGGCTCCCACTGACACATGTGCCAGCATCGCCTCATCAATCGTATCAGCAGCACGGCCTCAGCCAGTCACAGCAGAGACACGCCCACCAGCATCAAAGTCAAGAGCAGTCTCCTCACAGCTGTGCTCACCATTCGCCCCCTGCACACCTGCACCCAGGCCCTGCGCCACCCCCAGCCAAACACCTGACACATCAACCAATCCCTGCACAGGTAGCACTTCCTGTGTTTTGAGGAATGCTATTTTGACTGATATTCTTACGTTTTGTAAAGACTATTcctttttgggttttttttttagatatctCCAGTTCCCAAAAACACAGCATGTGCAGAATCTCCTTCCCAGATTAGTGGAGGGAAACGCAGACGGACAGCAGACGAAGATCCAGACGAGCGCAGGCGCAAGTTTCTGGAAAGAAACAGAGCAGCAGCATCACGCTGcagacagaagaggaaaatCTGGGTGATGTCTCTTGAAAAGAAGGCAGAggaacttacacacacaaatctgcaGCTACAGGTacagaaacagcagcagctcgTCACCATAGATTTCAGTGTTGCAGGATGATGTTATTAATGACATAGCCTCAGACAAAATGAAGTGGCGAGGTTATCACACGTGACTTAGGGAActtttagagtaaccctgtaatCAGCAGTTGAGAGTCGACAGCATGCAGTCGTCCAGCGTACAGTCGAGCAGCTCACTTTCAGGGGGTTTTAGACGAACCTTCAGCTGTGCTCGAGGTAAATATCATTAAGCAGCGTtcacaggtttcagcaaaatttcacCTCAAATACACCTCAAACTACCTCCACACAAAatacctgaaactagcccacaAATGTGTGCACTGGAAAAGGGAGCTatgtttcttcttttcctcaggCTTTCTGTAGGGAAACAAGTATTTCACACATATTTCTGATGGACAGAGTCTATCCACTCCATACTCCCCCTTTCCCTTTCTCAagctttgcaatatatcttacaatagaaattgttctgtacatcatagacacactgtctgcacttattacatttaattcagaTTGTTTCTATAAAATAAGATCTTAGCAGCCGCTGAGTGTTTTAAACTctcccaatctggcaaccctgtcattaactgtcctgtccgcTCCTCCTCCACTGCAAATGTTCAGAGcgtgagcatggggcagcgtgattcctgcccaCATGGAGCTCTATCACCGCTCGCTGCAGTTCCCGTTTCTCACCACTAGGTGTAATAATAACTCTACAGAAGTTAACCAcaattgtgcaacatctagaaatgcgagcaaatcaacagaaaatCAGCTTTTATCTGTCAAATAGTGACATTTTTTTGATGATCAGGACGTTATagagattaatatttgttgattAGCTGATATATACACTGAGGCTCTGTTTCACCTGCTCCTGTGGGAAATGCGCAGTGCcgctacactacacacttacagACCTTGATTATGAGTTTATAatgttatctgtttatttttaatggctGTGTTTCAGAACGAAGTTACACTACTCAAATCAGAGGTCATTCAACTAAAGCAGCTTCTGCTGGCACATAAAGACTGCCCTGTTACTGTGAGACAACGGGAAACACAAGGTgagaaacacacatatacacttggtggccactttattaggaacatctacCTTACACTCACATCCATTTGCCATGTAGGTGCACAATTCAATGCATTGtgggtcacatttctgcagtggGTCAGAAATGTCACTAATATTCTCACCTGGTTATGCATGCATATACACTTAGTGGCCAGTTTATTAGGGACATTTGCCCCTCTCCCCCTACCCAGTTCAGCACTGGAAAAGGATTGTTTGTGTGGTATCTATTCAGTGCACAGCGGTGACAGTATCATGGGAGCATGCCGCTGTATCAGGCTCAAGAGCATGGCTGGATCTTTAAGCACTGCGGACAACACCTGGCCACTGTATTACAAACACTAACCTAGTTTGTCCATCTTGGATGTGTATGTTTGATCGTTTTGGTTTTGTGCATAATTTGTTATAATTGTCCTCAAGCTCATAATCAGTGAGTCACTGTTGGCTGACGATTCTCAACCTGGTGACgtgtttaaaatcttttaaacatTCCAGGGCCACAGCTTCACCTGATACACTCATGCCAGCACTATACCTATGAACATGTCACTACCATGGCAGTGCCACTGTGTGGACTGAGAATGATCTTCCACACAGATAGCAGGGACTTTAAATATTGACGACTACATGttgaattaaaacattatttatactatataaagACACTATTCATTTAATGGAATCAGAGACACTTGACAGTTTAATTCCCTTTTTTTTGCAAGGATATGTCATTTAAACCTGATGAAATTGGTCGGAGATTAGTTTATGATCAGATGCATAACACAGCTCTTACCCTTTCTTttctaaatgatttttttgtttttagcagaAATTGTTAAATGTTGAGTTCTCCTGTCATGTTAAGAGTTGTTAGTGACTTTCACGTGGCTGTGGTGTTAATGTGTATTCTTTTCTGGTCACCTTAGCCACTTCTACAACTGTTGCTCCTTACAATCTGGTCAGTGATGGTCCTATCATTGTCCTTTTCATTGATGGATGGCCAAATTATGCTTAGGAAAAATGGGCTAGGGTCAGTAACTGTAAACTACAGAAGGTATCTGTATGGTAGGTGTACATGATAAAAGGCTCAAAGAGTATAGCAAGGATGTTGTACCTAATAATCTGGCAACCTAGTGTACAAACACATAGGTACTCAAATTCAGTAAAGATAGTATGCTGTCAGTTAATTGATTTTATCTTTATGTTCATGTGCAGTTGGCAGCCCAACAGGAAGTCCCCTCCAGACACAAAACATCCAACACAACAGCATCTCATCATCCAGCACCacagtggcacacacacacctcaccacacactcacattctgCATCCTAAAGGCAGTCTGGACACACACGGTCCAGCCACCAATACATTTCTtcaaacagctgaaaaaaaggGAATTTGCTGTAAATTTAATTAGAACTCAGTAATTGTTATTAATCTCAAAATGTGTTCATGCTATATCACCTGATTCCATCCATATAATTCATCTCAGTTAACGATGTCAAACGTCCTAAACAGATGTTCACACAGACTGATAAACAGAACAGTTGTGTAACTGATTCGAGGCAGCACTCTTCTGATGTGTAATGATGGAACCTGAACATTAGGATGCTGGATCTTCTCGCACTGTGACAGACTGGAAGAAGCCGACTGGGCAAGCTCGTTCTCACTTCACGCTGCCTTATTCCCATCCCCCTGACCCTTCTTGCCGAGTGGTTTTCCTCAGGGACATTCACTTCTGGcaatatttgtgtatgtttcttgtgttttcttgcactttgtttttctctgcCTCAGCTAAACAGCTCTGTGGAAACAGCTGAAATGCCAGATGAGAACATGATTCAAATTTTGTACTTATCAGTCAGGGGAATGTATGatagtgtaaatataaacagatagtTTTGTATGGCTTTGGATTGCAACTGCACCTTCTGCTCTGATCTGCACATTTCTCCTCATGTGACTGTAAGCAGTTATATGAGCTCTTTTTCAGTGAACCACTCAGGTGTCACATACAGAAATATACTAAACTCTCCTAACTGCTTTATTAACTATGTTTagtcaaatatactgtatatgaggaATTATTCAGATGATTCATAACATACCAAGACTAAGACATTTATAATCTTCAGTATTTTTCATGTGAACACAGATGGCACCGGTATAAgggatagatatatatatatacacacatattaaaAAGTACCTTATTTCCCACTGACAATCACATTTCATCAATGAGCGGATAATAAAATCTTGACTCTGTGCCATTAGCCGTTCAAGCATTTTGTTACAAAATGTTGAGTGTTTCATAAATATACAGTGCATTTCAAATGTGTAAAACGTGGGGATAACACGGTCTAAATGCTGTAGCTGAAGACAGTATTTTCCATGTacagttttccaaaaaaataaatccatatttctttatttttgtaccAGCTAACTAACAAATATTATTGCTATTTCTAATTAAAAGAACTTGAGCtacatttatgttgtttttcttaTACGTGTACTTGTGTCTGCATTTAGCACTtcattttagtgtttaatatAATCTGACTGCTAAATAACATTGATATTGCACCTAAATTCTGGTTTAGTGTAAGACAacaccactaataataaacaaacaaaaacagataaatagacgtgtatattttatataaaggcAAAGCTTATCCTCTGCATGCTCAGAACATCCGGTATAGTGTGTCCCTTATTAGGCATTATTTACAGTATCATTCATCTGTAAGTTTCTAACAGTAAATACCTAGTATTCATTATTATCAGTCCTGAGaaagattcacacacacacacacacacacacacacacacacttgctcactGTTGGTATATTTCCtcctgtttattttaaaacatgaagGTGTGAGTAATGACAGCACTTAATGAGCAAACTGTGTCTCTTTTCCTGAGATGGAGTCACTGAGACACATCTTTAAGAAACTCCATTTACAGCCGTAATCCACTGTGTAGCAACATTACTACTGTGTGAAAGAGCTGGAAAGTAAAAGAAACAGCTGAAAGAATCCGGATACATGTGAACCTTTTCCACACCAGCAGGCTGTAAGTGAAGTCTGTATTCACAGCTCAAGGTTAGGTAATAATTCCACTTTCTTACAGTAAGAACATGTTTTATCCTTGTCTGGGTAATGCTTGCTCGCATGGATACTGGCGCATGAGCAGAAATATTTGCCctgtataaccacacacacacacacacacacacacacacaccccttcacaTTACATCTGCACTAGGCACTGCAGATGAGAAGATGAGAAGCTCAGATTTAGTCGGATAACCTCGGTATTACAGAATCATCATCTCTGCGAGTACAGCTGCTGTCAAAAAAACGGTCGACCGGAAACTGGATAAGATCTCCCTCCTCAGCCAATGGGCGCCCGCTCTGATACCCGCTGAACTCGGAGGAGACGCATGTGGTTGCCATGGCAGACCGGAAGGGCCTCCGCGTGGAGTACATGTGACGCACATGAGTGTGCGTGGACGACTTGCGGGTTTTGATCCTCCTCTTTAGAACGCGCCCCAGCCAGACCCCGCCCACCAACAAGATCAGCAGTGCGTTGGCCGCCAGCACTGCCGCGGTCACGTGCTGAAGTTTGACGTCGCTTTCCGCTGACGGTGACGTGGTGACGAAACCCGCACAGTGATCTCGCGGAGCCACCTGGCACAAAGCCCCGCCCACCACGCTTTCCACGCAGGTGATGTAGGTGGAGTCTGGGCGGAGCTCCTGCAGCGTCACGGCTCGAGCTGAGCCGTCAGTGTAAACGTAGCGCGGGAAACGCGCGGAGTGGCCAAAGCGGTCGAACAGGACGCGGAACATCAGCGCTTGGCCccggacagtgtgtgtgtcctcaggtGTGCTCCACGACACCGTGCTCGAGTCGAAGCTCACGTTGTGCACGCTCACGTTCTCGATGTAGCGGCGGTTGAAGTGACACGCGTCCGTCAGCTCCACACGTCTGGCTGCGTAATGCTCCACGCGTTTCTGTGGCTCGGACTTGTGACTGCCGGGGTTCCGCACTGCATCATTCAGCTCCCACATGCTCGCGTTCTCCAGCATTAAAGGGAACATTTTGGTTGTCCGTGTTCCCAGAAGAGCCGAGGAGGAGCTTGCTTTCGCAGAAGCACTTGGTGCAGGTTTTGTTCTGagcttctcctccttcttcctcttcatcgTCGGGTTCCTGTGACCTCCGTCAGCCGCCATGTCCTCCTCCTTCCCTCCTCCTCTGTTCAGCCTCTCCTCCGTTACACCCGGCGGCTCCTGCGCTCCTGCTCCGCGAGCCTCCATCACTTCTGCCTCGTCATCCGGTTTGCAGTACCCGCTTCCGGTCCGGTCCGCCAGCAGCTCCGTGTCGTTCACATGGTCCAGATATTTGCCCTCGAGTGTGGGCGGGTGATGGCATCGCACGAGCGCTGTGAGTAACTTTCCACGAGCGCGCGTCTCCGCCATCCACTCCTTCAGCTTCTCCAAGCGACAGTCACATTTCCACTCGTTACCGCTCAGGTCCAGCTGGAGGAGCGCGGCGTTTGAGGCGAAAGCGCCGCCGGAGATCCTCCTGAGCCGGTTGTTGCTTAGATCCAGCACCCTGAGACGGGCGAGGCGAGTGAACGCGGCGGGATCGATACGCGTGATCCGGTTGTCGCTGAGATCGAGCCGTTCGACGCGCGCGAGCGGCTCCAGTACACCCGCCTGGATCTCCGTTAGCTCGTTGCCGTCGATTGCAAGCTCCCGGAGGCGCGCGAGCCCCTTCAGCGTGTCGTTCTCCAGCCTGAGAATGTGGTTGTTACTCAGCGACAGCTTGGTGAGCTTTTTCAGGTTCTGAAACACGTGACTGCCGATGTGCGTGATTTGGTTTCCCGAGAGCAGCAGCGTGACTAAAGACCTGAGCTGGGAGAACAGGGCCGTGGCGCGCAGCTGCGTTTGCTTATTGTCCGACAGGTTGAGGAACTGGAGTTTGGTCAGAGTGGAAAAAGCTTTGTGGTGAATGTGACGGAGCTGGTTAGATTCCAGCTGCAGGAACATCAGACTGGAGAGGTGTTTAAACACGGACTCGCTCAGTCGCTCTATGGCATTCTTATCCAGCCTCAACCGGACCAAACGCTCCAGCCTCCCGAATGTGTCTCCTGTCAGATCCCGGATGTCATTATCGTTACCGTACAGCACGGTGAGCTTCTGTAACGGCCCGAAGGTCCCGGGGTGCAGCGTCGAAATCAGATTGTGTCCCAGATACAGCTCCTCAAGCTCCACGAGCTTTTCGAACGCTTTCGGATGCACGCGCCGGATCTGGTTGAACTGCAGGTCGAGCCGCGTCAAGTGGCCGTAGTGTGCCAGAGCGAGCGCGCTCACGTTACCGATAAAGTTGCCCGCGAGGCCGAGCACGCGCACGGACCGGCTGCTCTCTGGAACGGCGTGCAAGCCGCGGTTGGCGCAGAGGACGTGTTGCGCGCGCGGACACTCGCAGAGCTCAGGGCAAGCGGCGCGAGcgcacagcagcagcagcgagaGCGCGCCCGCGTTCCACAGAGCGAGGTGAGAGAGCGCGCGCTTCGCCATGGTCCCCGCCAACTCACCGGCACTATGGACATCACTCTGTCCCCGGCCCGGGATTTCACAGGTACCGTTCAGCGGAAAAGCACGAGCAAAACATCAGAAAGTCCACATGGCTTTACAAACCGGTAGGGAGTTCCGGTTTCATGCTGCAGTGCGTGGAGACAAAGGAGACGGAGTCGGAGCCTCGTTCGGACCCTAATTCCACAAGCGGTCATCTGGTGCAGattacacacacgcgcacgcgcacgcacgtaTCTTTGAGTTTGGACATGGATCGCCCCGCCCCTTTACCCTCGGCGGCCAGATGTGGACAACGGTCtgctaatgacacacacacacacacacacacacacacatctggtaTATGGGAAAAACACACTTGGCTCCCCGTGAGGGTTTGCATGGGGACTGAGTCCTGAGCTGCATTCTTTTCTTGTTTGAGAAAAGCAGATTGATCCAGAGAAACGAAAATGTAGCTAAACAAACGATGGATTATTTTTCAGCTGAAATGTGTATCTCAGGAGCTCCCCAGGCTGGGTTagggctagggttagggttagactCATTAATTACACATGTTTAACATTCATTAACTgtagagaggagagagacagggagggaaAAGCACACACCACATGCACGCGCTTTTTAAAGGCTGTTTTACACTTAAAGACTTGTGAAAAAATGGAAGGTCCAGATGTCTCCTATCTCCACATTTCCACAGTGAAGCTCAGTGGCCAGGACATGTActcaaaccacaaacacagtgaAAAGCATTCATAAAGCTAGAGTGCTTCAGAACATGTAGCCTCATGCTATGTTAGCTATGACGTTTGCAGTTTGCTAGATGACGAATTAAATGCTGCTTAACCGCGTGTTTCACGTCAGATGGAGATTGTTCTCAGGCACAGACAGGGGGCGCTACATTCTCTCATTATCTGTGGATGTGGATTGGTATTTGCCCCTAAATTTCCACCTCAATAAAGTTATTGGATCTAGCCTGTCAGTTCCCGATGCACGTATCTCGTTGTGAAGCAGCAGTGCATGAACAGACACTGAACTCTGAACACTGCATGAACAGACACTGAACAGACACTGACAAATTAATAACACAAATGGACAAAGTGAAATtgtatgtattaaaatgtattttcttagcctacacaacacaaaacctaaatgtatcaaaataaacaaataaacaaaccctACAAATGACTGCAGCCTGAAAGTGTATCAAATacaacacagtattaaatgTTTCTCAGGAGAGTTTTTACTGCGTTCAGCTGTGAAATGTCAGGAGCGTAGTGGATAGGCATTACATGCTCTTTCTCTTTACTCCTATGGAATATC containing:
- the creb5a gene encoding cyclic AMP-responsive element-binding protein 5 isoform X3, yielding MNTDQDGSYVCTAPGCTQRFQREDHLIIHRHKHEMTLKFSSIKCDNTLSDQTPTPTRFLRNCEEVGLFSDLELNQASDEEEEETKQNFPIQGSSGETQSERHGSQQQQQQCALAQFHTSHVHTHTSHSSSHCSMVRHTTHSATNTQSDPSCLHNQQRHPAACAMQVAPTVRMNTQLQMDPSMPDIPGPTHSRSCPTPQRSKVMSCQTHPMASNGNQNPMGHMMEMMSPQHVRMGLPLTHVPASPHQSYQQHGLSQSQQRHAHQHQSQEQSPHSCAHHSPPAHLHPGPAPPPAKHLTHQPIPAQISPVPKNTACAESPSQISGGKRRRTADEDPDERRRKFLERNRAAASRCRQKRKIWVMSLEKKAEELTHTNLQLQNEVTLLKSEVIQLKQLLLAHKDCPVTVRQRETQDVHTD
- the creb5a gene encoding cyclic AMP-responsive element-binding protein 5 isoform X1, translating into MNTDQDGSYVCTAPGCTQRFQREDHLIIHRHKHEMTLKFSSIKCDNTLSDQTPTPTRFLRNCEEVGLFSDLELNQASDEEEEETKQNFPIQGSSGETQSERHGSQQQQQQCALAQFHTSHVHTHTSHSSSHCSMVRHTTHSATNTQSDPSCLHNQQRHPAACAMQVAPTVRMNTQLQMDPSMPDIPGPTHSRSCPTPQRSKVMSCQTHPMASNGNQNPMGHMMEMMSPQHVRMGLPLTHVPASPHQSYQQHGLSQSQQRHAHQHQSQEQSPHSCAHHSPPAHLHPGPAPPPAKHLTHQPIPAQISPVPKNTACAESPSQISGGKRRRTADEDPDERRRKFLERNRAAASRCRQKRKIWVMSLEKKAEELTHTNLQLQNEVTLLKSEVIQLKQLLLAHKDCPVTVRQRETQVGSPTGSPLQTQNIQHNSISSSSTTVAHTHLTTHSHSAS
- the creb5a gene encoding cyclic AMP-responsive element-binding protein 5 isoform X2, which encodes MNTDQDGSYVCTAPGCTQRFQREDHLIIHRHKHEMTLKFSSIKCDNTLSDQTPTPTRFLRNCEEVGLFSDLELNQASDEEEEETKQNFPIQGSSGETQSERHGSQQQQQQCALAQFHTSHVHTHTSHSSSHCSMVRHTTHSATNTQSDPSCLHNQQRHPAACAMQVAPTVRRSKVMSCQTHPMASNGNQNPMGHMMEMMSPQHVRMGLPLTHVPASPHQSYQQHGLSQSQQRHAHQHQSQEQSPHSCAHHSPPAHLHPGPAPPPAKHLTHQPIPAQISPVPKNTACAESPSQISGGKRRRTADEDPDERRRKFLERNRAAASRCRQKRKIWVMSLEKKAEELTHTNLQLQNEVTLLKSEVIQLKQLLLAHKDCPVTVRQRETQVGSPTGSPLQTQNIQHNSISSSSTTVAHTHLTTHSHSAS
- the tril gene encoding TLR4 interactor with leucine rich repeats, whose protein sequence is MAKRALSHLALWNAGALSLLLLCARAACPELCECPRAQHVLCANRGLHAVPESSRSVRVLGLAGNFIGNVSALALAHYGHLTRLDLQFNQIRRVHPKAFEKLVELEELYLGHNLISTLHPGTFGPLQKLTVLYGNDNDIRDLTGDTFGRLERLVRLRLDKNAIERLSESVFKHLSSLMFLQLESNQLRHIHHKAFSTLTKLQFLNLSDNKQTQLRATALFSQLRSLVTLLLSGNQITHIGSHVFQNLKKLTKLSLSNNHILRLENDTLKGLARLRELAIDGNELTEIQAGVLEPLARVERLDLSDNRITRIDPAAFTRLARLRVLDLSNNRLRRISGGAFASNAALLQLDLSGNEWKCDCRLEKLKEWMAETRARGKLLTALVRCHHPPTLEGKYLDHVNDTELLADRTGSGYCKPDDEAEVMEARGAGAQEPPGVTEERLNRGGGKEEDMAADGGHRNPTMKRKKEEKLRTKPAPSASAKASSSSALLGTRTTKMFPLMLENASMWELNDAVRNPGSHKSEPQKRVEHYAARRVELTDACHFNRRYIENVSVHNVSFDSSTVSWSTPEDTHTVRGQALMFRVLFDRFGHSARFPRYVYTDGSARAVTLQELRPDSTYITCVESVVGGALCQVAPRDHCAGFVTTSPSAESDVKLQHVTAAVLAANALLILLVGGVWLGRVLKRRIKTRKSSTHTHVRHMYSTRRPFRSAMATTCVSSEFSGYQSGRPLAEEGDLIQFPVDRFFDSSCTRRDDDSVIPRLSD